In the genome of Hyphomonas sp. Mor2, one region contains:
- a CDS encoding SMP-30/gluconolactonase/LRE family protein, giving the protein MSEVRCVAPTGCMLGEGPLWSPSEGFLWWVDIKRAKLHRHNPKTGNTRRYDLPLHASGLALSDGGLIMIGDRQVGRYDTATESYRPIVELNEPDGFRTNDAGLAPDGSLWFGTMDDEEILDEGQYYRLAPDLTVDRIGLPEVRVTNTMQFSPDGTIFYTCDSAEQMILAFDHDPETGALSNRRVFASTLEAGCYPDGSVIDAEGYLWNAQWAGSRVVRYAPDGSIDRIVSLPVSRPTSCAFGGEDLKTLYITSARSGLSDAALDRQPMAGSLFALDVKIPGLAVPEFGKSR; this is encoded by the coding sequence GTGAGTGAAGTCCGGTGTGTCGCACCTACAGGCTGTATGCTCGGAGAAGGGCCGCTCTGGAGCCCATCTGAAGGGTTTCTTTGGTGGGTCGATATCAAGCGCGCCAAATTGCATCGCCATAATCCAAAGACGGGCAACACTCGCCGTTATGATCTGCCTTTGCATGCCAGTGGTCTGGCTTTGTCAGATGGCGGTCTGATCATGATCGGCGATCGCCAGGTCGGGCGTTATGATACGGCGACGGAGAGCTACCGGCCGATCGTAGAGCTGAATGAACCGGACGGTTTCCGGACAAATGATGCCGGGCTCGCGCCAGATGGCAGTCTGTGGTTCGGAACCATGGATGATGAGGAGATCCTGGACGAGGGGCAGTATTATCGTCTGGCCCCAGATCTCACTGTCGATCGCATCGGGCTGCCAGAGGTCCGCGTGACCAATACGATGCAATTCTCACCAGACGGCACCATCTTCTACACGTGCGACAGTGCCGAACAGATGATCCTGGCCTTCGATCACGATCCTGAAACCGGGGCGCTATCGAACCGCCGGGTCTTCGCCTCGACGCTTGAAGCAGGCTGTTATCCGGATGGCTCTGTGATCGATGCCGAAGGCTATCTCTGGAACGCACAATGGGCCGGCTCCCGGGTGGTGCGTTATGCTCCAGATGGCAGCATTGACAGAATTGTCAGCCTGCCCGTCTCGCGTCCCACCAGCTGCGCCTTTGGCGGTGAGGATCTGAAGACGCTCTACATCACTTCGGCCCGCTCCGGCCTCAGCGATGCGGCCCTCGATCGCCAGCCAATGGCGGGCAGCCTGTTCGCCCTCGACGTCAAGATTCCGGGCCTCGCCGTGCCTGAATTCGGCAAATCGCGGTAG
- the secE gene encoding preprotein translocase subunit SecE, producing MADKDNKKSVGPITFARQVQAEGRKVTWTSTPETIQATIMVVVMSVIIALFLFLSDQLIAWVIRLLTGLGS from the coding sequence ATGGCCGACAAGGACAATAAGAAGAGTGTGGGCCCGATTACCTTCGCCCGTCAGGTGCAAGCCGAGGGTCGAAAGGTGACCTGGACATCAACGCCTGAGACCATTCAGGCGACCATCATGGTGGTTGTCATGTCGGTGATCATTGCGCTGTTTCTATTCCTGTCAGACCAGCTGATCGCATGGGTTATTCGTCTTCTCACGGGTCTGGGCAGCTAG
- the nusG gene encoding transcription termination/antitermination protein NusG, which yields MAEAKWYIVHAYSNFEKKVAQAIRDQAAMKGLEDMIEDLEVPTEEVVEVVRGKKKTIEKRYFPGYVLMKAKLTDDVYHLVKDTPKVTGFLGADGGKRPLPVPQREVDRILGTSDEPIEERPKPTIVYEIGQEVRVNEGAFQGFEGTVEEFDPETGRMKVNVSIFGRATPVDLDFTQVDKIA from the coding sequence ATGGCTGAGGCTAAATGGTACATCGTCCACGCATATTCCAACTTCGAGAAGAAGGTGGCCCAGGCAATTCGCGATCAGGCTGCGATGAAGGGCCTCGAGGACATGATCGAGGACCTCGAAGTCCCGACCGAAGAGGTTGTCGAGGTCGTGCGCGGCAAGAAGAAGACGATCGAGAAACGCTACTTTCCGGGCTATGTCCTGATGAAGGCAAAGCTGACCGATGATGTCTATCACCTGGTCAAGGACACACCAAAAGTGACGGGCTTCCTCGGCGCCGATGGCGGCAAGCGTCCATTGCCGGTCCCGCAGCGCGAAGTGGACCGCATTCTCGGCACTTCGGATGAACCGATCGAGGAACGTCCAAAGCCAACGATTGTCTACGAAATCGGTCAGGAAGTGCGGGTCAACGAGGGCGCCTTCCAGGGCTTCGAAGGCACGGTCGAGGAATTCGATCCGGAAACCGGTCGCATGAAAGTGAACGTCTCCATCTTCGGCCGCGCCACGCCCGTCGATCTGGACTTCACCCAGGTTGACAAGATCGCCTAA
- the pgi gene encoding glucose-6-phosphate isomerase yields MSIDHLKTLAADIKARELRALAADHAQMPLEAAGWTADLSRQYVSEQIEAALLAQAETANLNGAITDLFSAAIVNPSEDRPALHWALRLPPESDLTASEHATTVKALEKAAELARAEDLSAIVHIGIGGSDFGPRLYADAFADRQLAHIDLRFCANVDPLDLDLALAGLDPSRTLIIGISKSFGTEETLYNLGRAKTWLEQALGATEAAKRLLLVTANPDRATAWLNGAPATTLGMPLSVGGRYSIWSAASVAVMASFGVDTFEAFLSGAAEMDRHVKSAPIADNMAARLALLDFWNTSFMGFGSRAVLAYSRRLRMLPTYLQQLEMESNGKSVGPDGAAAPLSTAPLLWGGEGSVGQHSYHQWLHQGTHIVPAEFILAPGSLNDRDGVEALTAHALAQAEVMANGRTLAEVEQEEPNLPKHIAQQKVHPGGRPSTFLYTEQLTPERLGALIALYEHRTYLAGVLWQINSFDQWGVERGKTMASRLKPVLRSEAQAEDPATGRIAGRLS; encoded by the coding sequence ATGTCCATCGATCACCTGAAAACGCTAGCGGCCGACATAAAAGCGCGGGAGCTTCGTGCCCTGGCGGCTGATCACGCCCAGATGCCGCTGGAAGCGGCGGGCTGGACCGCGGATCTGTCTCGCCAGTATGTCTCGGAACAGATTGAAGCGGCCTTGTTGGCGCAGGCCGAGACCGCCAATCTCAACGGTGCGATCACGGACCTTTTCAGCGCGGCGATTGTCAATCCGTCGGAGGACCGCCCTGCCCTGCACTGGGCCCTGCGCTTGCCCCCAGAGAGTGACCTGACGGCCTCAGAACATGCGACCACGGTGAAAGCGCTCGAAAAAGCGGCGGAGCTTGCGCGTGCCGAAGACCTTTCCGCGATCGTCCATATTGGCATTGGCGGATCCGACTTTGGCCCCCGGCTCTATGCCGACGCGTTCGCAGACCGGCAACTGGCGCACATTGATCTACGCTTCTGCGCCAATGTGGATCCGCTGGATCTCGATCTGGCTTTGGCCGGGCTGGACCCGTCACGGACTTTGATCATCGGCATTTCCAAATCCTTCGGCACCGAAGAGACCTTGTACAATCTGGGCCGCGCCAAGACCTGGCTGGAACAAGCCCTGGGCGCTACTGAAGCCGCCAAACGTCTATTGCTTGTCACGGCCAATCCAGACCGCGCGACGGCCTGGCTCAATGGCGCGCCCGCGACAACGCTCGGCATGCCGCTTAGCGTCGGTGGGCGCTACTCGATCTGGTCCGCGGCCTCCGTCGCGGTCATGGCGAGTTTTGGGGTCGACACGTTTGAGGCTTTCCTTTCAGGCGCCGCCGAGATGGATCGCCACGTCAAATCCGCGCCCATCGCGGACAATATGGCCGCTCGTCTGGCCCTCCTGGATTTCTGGAACACCAGCTTCATGGGATTTGGATCGCGCGCTGTACTCGCTTACTCCCGGCGCCTGCGCATGCTGCCGACCTATTTGCAGCAGCTTGAAATGGAGTCGAATGGCAAGTCCGTCGGTCCTGACGGGGCCGCCGCGCCACTCTCGACGGCCCCTCTCCTATGGGGCGGTGAAGGCTCGGTTGGGCAGCATTCCTATCACCAATGGTTGCATCAGGGCACGCACATCGTCCCGGCTGAGTTCATTCTGGCTCCGGGCAGCCTGAACGATCGCGACGGCGTCGAAGCCCTGACGGCTCATGCGCTGGCACAAGCCGAAGTCATGGCGAACGGTCGAACGCTGGCAGAGGTCGAACAGGAAGAGCCGAACCTGCCCAAGCATATCGCTCAACAGAAAGTGCATCCGGGCGGTCGTCCGTCGACCTTCCTTTACACCGAACAGCTGACGCCTGAACGCCTGGGCGCCCTGATCGCGCTGTATGAGCACCGGACCTACCTGGCCGGCGTGCTCTGGCAGATCAACAGCTTCGACCAGTGGGGGGTAGAACGCGGCAAGACCATGGCGTCGAGGCTGAAACCGGTCCTCAGGAGCGAGGCGCAAGCAGAAGACCCGGCGACGGGACGTATCGCTGGTCGGCTGTCTTAG
- the pgl gene encoding 6-phosphogluconolactonase encodes MTQGYVFKSFGGKAELQAAAADWIADALRDAIARRGSAVFMGSGGNTPGPIYESLSKAELDWANVQIGLCDERWVDEDHAASNGAMMRRTLLQNNAAAADYTPMKIAGNDPFRAVEQVNELYLDASLTDVMLLGMGPDAHTLSWFEGGRGYEDAVSPDSTSVVAAVEAIQSDVTGPNLLRMTLTQPCVAYARNVLLLITGQEKKAVFDSAPDDAPVSLMKRAAGNALTVYYCD; translated from the coding sequence ATGACGCAAGGATACGTATTCAAGAGTTTCGGTGGAAAAGCCGAGTTACAGGCAGCTGCAGCGGACTGGATTGCAGACGCTTTGCGAGACGCCATCGCGCGCCGCGGTAGCGCCGTCTTCATGGGCTCCGGCGGGAACACACCCGGGCCGATCTACGAATCACTCTCGAAAGCCGAGCTGGATTGGGCAAACGTCCAGATCGGGCTCTGTGATGAACGCTGGGTCGATGAGGATCATGCGGCGTCCAATGGCGCAATGATGCGCCGGACCCTGTTGCAGAACAATGCCGCGGCCGCAGACTACACGCCGATGAAGATTGCCGGGAATGATCCGTTTCGCGCGGTGGAGCAGGTCAACGAGCTGTACCTGGATGCAAGCCTGACGGACGTCATGCTGCTTGGCATGGGCCCGGATGCGCATACATTGTCCTGGTTCGAGGGCGGTCGCGGCTATGAAGACGCCGTCTCTCCGGATTCGACATCCGTCGTCGCCGCGGTCGAAGCGATCCAGAGCGACGTCACCGGCCCCAATCTCCTGCGCATGACCTTGACCCAGCCCTGCGTGGCCTATGCCCGCAATGTGCTGTTGCTGATTACAGGCCAAGAAAAGAAGGCAGTCTTTGATTCTGCGCCGGATGATGCGCCGGTCAGCCTCATGAAACGTGCCGCTGGAAACGCACTCACTGTCTATTATTGCGATTAG
- the tuf gene encoding elongation factor Tu, translating into MAKEKFERNKPHVNIGTIGHVDHGKTTLTAAITMVLADVTGAEKRSYEDIDSAPEEKARGITINTAHVEYETENRHYAHVDCPGHADYVKNMITGAAQMDGAILVVNAADGPMPQTREHILLARQVGVPALTVFMNKVDQVDDEELLELVEMEIRELLSSYEFPGDDIPIIAGSALAAVEGRDDNIGKDKIIELMAAVDEYIPTPDRPVDQDFLMPVEDVFSISGRGTVVTGRVETGVIHVGDEVEIVGIRETQKTTVTGVEMFRKLLDQGQAGDNIGALIRGIDREGVERGQVLCKPGSITPHTTFEAEAYILTKEEGGRHTPFFTNYRPQFYFRTTDVTGVVTLPADKEMVLPGDNVKMSVELIQPIAMDQGLRFAIREGGRTVGAGVVAAVKA; encoded by the coding sequence ATGGCCAAGGAGAAGTTTGAGCGTAATAAGCCGCACGTGAACATCGGCACGATTGGTCACGTGGACCATGGTAAGACGACGCTGACCGCAGCGATCACCATGGTGCTGGCAGATGTGACGGGGGCTGAGAAGCGTTCGTATGAAGACATCGATAGCGCGCCTGAAGAAAAAGCCCGCGGCATCACCATCAACACCGCGCACGTCGAGTATGAGACGGAAAACCGTCACTATGCGCACGTCGACTGCCCTGGCCACGCTGACTATGTGAAGAACATGATCACCGGTGCGGCCCAGATGGACGGCGCGATCCTGGTTGTGAACGCGGCTGATGGCCCAATGCCACAGACCCGTGAGCATATCCTGCTGGCCCGCCAGGTGGGTGTGCCGGCGCTGACCGTCTTCATGAACAAGGTCGACCAGGTCGATGATGAAGAACTGCTCGAGCTGGTTGAAATGGAAATCCGTGAGCTTCTGAGCTCTTACGAATTCCCAGGCGACGATATTCCCATCATTGCCGGTTCTGCTCTGGCCGCGGTTGAAGGCCGTGACGACAATATCGGCAAGGACAAGATCATCGAACTGATGGCGGCTGTGGATGAGTATATCCCAACCCCGGATCGTCCGGTGGATCAGGACTTCCTGATGCCAGTGGAAGACGTGTTCTCGATCTCTGGTCGCGGTACGGTTGTGACCGGCCGGGTTGAAACCGGTGTCATCCATGTCGGTGACGAAGTTGAGATCGTTGGCATCCGCGAGACCCAGAAGACCACCGTGACCGGTGTTGAAATGTTCCGCAAGCTGCTCGATCAGGGCCAGGCGGGCGACAATATTGGCGCGCTGATCCGCGGGATCGACCGGGAAGGCGTTGAGCGCGGTCAGGTTCTGTGTAAGCCGGGCTCGATCACCCCGCACACGACTTTTGAAGCCGAAGCCTATATCCTGACGAAGGAAGAGGGTGGCCGTCACACGCCATTCTTCACCAATTATCGTCCACAATTCTACTTCCGTACGACAGACGTGACCGGTGTGGTCACCCTGCCAGCGGACAAGGAAATGGTTCTGCCAGGCGACAACGTAAAGATGAGCGTTGAGCTGATCCAGCCGATCGCCATGGACCAGGGCCTGCGCTTCGCGATCCGCGAAGGCGGCCGCACCGTCGGCGCCGGTGTTGTGGCAGCTGTGAAAGCTTAA
- a CDS encoding oligopeptide:H+ symporter codes for MQLFLYAALALVPIIFVFSMWQMRKHPKGLYILFFAEMWERFSYYGMRALLIFYLTWHFLYESDFSLTLYGAYVALVYLGPLLGGWLADKYIGFRKAVTFGAVLLVAGHGLMGFHGPPAKESLQAAGQTYALERPDYSESRDQRTIIVADQSFEVIGFEQPSIGSNERTVTYADATGQTIVLDGTIVRERSPIHEMILFAALALIVAGVGFLKPNISTCVGALYDQGDRRRDSGFTLYYMGINLGSFLSGIACAWAAASFGWSAGFGLAAIGMLAGLVVFIWGQGWLEGRADPPADVDLKTPVFAGLNREWMVYIAGLGFAATAFVLLQFAALTSAAMYPIFGLVTAGIIWYMLSQLDAEARNAMIGLLILSISSVLFWTLFDQGPTSLNLFAGAHVTNEIGGQEFPAAALQSANPYFIIVFAPLVAALWTFLGNRGWEPNSYIKFGFAMIQIGAGFFILNVGIQTAAPDAAGALRISVVFILLMYLLHTTGEIFLSPVGLSAVTKMSAKQIVGFMMGYWFLASSFANVIAAQVAKATQVPEGAATADSLAAYNAVYLQLGGAAVGLGVLLLVLSPWLRNLTKHVEGRSDATEVDASGQLDNTTATT; via the coding sequence ATGCAACTTTTTCTGTATGCCGCGCTGGCGCTAGTGCCCATCATCTTTGTGTTTTCGATGTGGCAGATGCGCAAGCACCCCAAGGGCCTGTACATCCTGTTCTTCGCGGAAATGTGGGAACGTTTTTCCTATTACGGAATGCGGGCCTTGCTGATCTTCTATCTGACCTGGCATTTCCTGTATGAGAGCGACTTCTCTCTAACCTTGTATGGCGCATATGTCGCCCTGGTCTATCTTGGGCCATTATTGGGGGGATGGCTTGCGGACAAGTATATCGGATTTCGGAAGGCCGTAACATTTGGCGCGGTGTTGCTTGTCGCTGGCCACGGCTTGATGGGCTTTCACGGCCCACCTGCCAAGGAATCACTCCAGGCGGCCGGCCAGACTTACGCGCTCGAAAGGCCCGATTATAGCGAATCGCGTGATCAGCGGACGATCATTGTGGCAGATCAAAGCTTTGAAGTGATCGGGTTTGAACAACCGTCGATCGGTTCAAACGAGCGAACTGTTACGTATGCGGATGCAACTGGGCAAACAATTGTTCTGGACGGCACGATTGTCCGTGAGCGCAGCCCGATCCATGAGATGATCCTGTTCGCAGCCCTGGCGCTCATCGTGGCGGGCGTTGGATTTCTCAAACCGAATATCTCAACCTGCGTGGGGGCTCTTTACGACCAGGGCGATCGAAGACGCGATTCGGGTTTCACACTTTACTATATGGGGATCAATCTGGGCTCTTTCCTGTCGGGGATTGCCTGTGCCTGGGCGGCAGCATCCTTCGGATGGTCTGCCGGATTCGGGCTTGCGGCGATTGGTATGCTGGCAGGCCTGGTCGTATTTATCTGGGGGCAAGGCTGGCTTGAAGGTCGCGCGGATCCGCCAGCGGATGTCGACCTGAAAACCCCCGTTTTTGCGGGCCTGAATCGCGAGTGGATGGTCTATATTGCTGGTCTCGGCTTTGCCGCGACCGCCTTTGTCTTGCTGCAGTTTGCGGCCCTGACCTCCGCCGCCATGTATCCGATTTTCGGATTGGTGACGGCAGGCATCATCTGGTACATGCTTTCGCAACTCGATGCCGAAGCGCGAAACGCGATGATCGGTCTGCTTATTTTGTCGATATCGTCAGTTCTGTTCTGGACTCTGTTCGACCAGGGGCCGACGTCTCTTAACCTCTTCGCTGGGGCACACGTGACGAACGAGATCGGCGGGCAGGAATTCCCGGCGGCGGCCCTCCAGTCGGCAAACCCTTACTTCATCATTGTTTTTGCCCCGCTCGTGGCCGCGCTCTGGACCTTCCTGGGCAATCGTGGCTGGGAGCCGAACAGTTACATCAAGTTCGGCTTTGCGATGATTCAGATCGGTGCCGGTTTCTTCATTCTCAATGTCGGAATTCAGACCGCTGCACCGGATGCAGCAGGCGCGCTTAGAATCTCGGTCGTGTTTATTCTACTGATGTATTTGTTGCACACGACCGGTGAAATCTTCCTGTCGCCGGTAGGTTTGTCAGCTGTGACGAAGATGTCGGCCAAGCAAATCGTCGGATTCATGATGGGCTATTGGTTCCTCGCCAGCTCGTTTGCAAACGTTATTGCGGCGCAGGTGGCGAAAGCGACACAGGTTCCGGAAGGCGCAGCTACGGCAGACAGTCTCGCGGCTTACAATGCCGTCTATCTCCAACTGGGAGGAGCTGCCGTGGGACTAGGTGTCCTCTTACTCGTGTTGAGCCCATGGCTGCGTAACTTGACCAAGCATGTCGAAGGCCGAAGCGACGCCACGGAAGTAGACGCATCAGGTCAGCTGGATAACACGACCGCAACGACTTAA
- the tldD gene encoding metalloprotease TldD, whose amino-acid sequence MTYMPLPFDAQDAASILSDAANGADDGDIYIQRSRSEGFVFDDGRLKSATYDTSQGFGLRVVAGEASGNAHSGELSIAAIRRAADTARQAKRGYSGNLDTGPTPTNRRLYAPIDPTEAPDFTVKTGLLAEIDAWVRAKDPRVVQLSVSLAGSHEQIDILRPAGEQFSDIRPLVRLNISVTLEQNGRRESASAGAGGRAAYDEWIAPERWQKLAERALRKAEVNLESIPAPAGEMEVVLGPGWPAVLLHEAVGHGLEGDFNRKGTSVYAGRVGEQVASKGVTVIDDGTIDARRGSLSIDDEGTQTNRTVLIEDGILKGYMQDRQNARLMGVAPTGNGRRESYDATIMPRMTNTVMLGGKDDPEEIVSSIKKGLWAVDFGGGQVDITSGNFVFQCTEAYLVENGKIVAPVKNATLIGHGPTALSQVESIGNDFAMDDGVGTCGKAGQSVPVGVGQPTLKVGGLTVGGAG is encoded by the coding sequence ATGACTTACATGCCCCTCCCCTTCGACGCGCAAGATGCCGCGTCCATCCTTTCCGACGCCGCAAATGGCGCCGATGATGGTGACATTTATATTCAGCGCTCTCGTTCAGAAGGATTCGTTTTCGACGATGGCCGGTTGAAGTCGGCGACGTATGACACCTCGCAGGGATTCGGGCTTCGCGTCGTGGCGGGGGAAGCGAGTGGCAATGCGCATTCTGGCGAACTGTCCATCGCAGCGATTCGCCGCGCAGCTGATACCGCCAGGCAAGCCAAACGCGGCTATAGCGGCAATCTGGACACCGGACCCACGCCAACGAATCGTCGACTCTATGCGCCGATCGACCCGACTGAAGCTCCGGATTTCACGGTGAAGACCGGTCTTCTGGCCGAAATAGATGCCTGGGTCCGGGCCAAGGATCCGCGCGTGGTGCAATTATCTGTCTCGCTCGCGGGGTCTCACGAACAGATCGATATTTTGCGCCCCGCAGGCGAACAGTTCAGCGATATTCGTCCTCTGGTGCGTCTGAACATCTCCGTGACCCTGGAACAGAATGGGCGCCGCGAATCAGCGTCTGCCGGTGCAGGTGGCCGCGCGGCCTATGATGAGTGGATCGCGCCAGAGCGCTGGCAAAAACTCGCGGAGCGCGCCTTGCGCAAGGCCGAGGTCAATCTCGAGTCGATCCCTGCCCCAGCCGGAGAAATGGAAGTCGTGCTCGGGCCTGGTTGGCCGGCGGTTCTATTGCATGAGGCCGTGGGTCATGGCCTCGAGGGCGATTTCAATCGCAAAGGCACCAGCGTCTATGCGGGCCGGGTCGGTGAACAAGTGGCCTCAAAAGGCGTCACCGTAATCGACGATGGCACCATCGATGCACGGCGCGGCTCGCTGTCCATTGATGATGAGGGCACTCAGACCAATCGCACCGTGCTGATCGAAGATGGCATCCTCAAAGGCTATATGCAGGATCGCCAGAACGCCCGCCTGATGGGCGTCGCGCCGACTGGTAATGGCCGCCGCGAATCCTATGATGCGACGATCATGCCGCGCATGACCAACACAGTGATGCTGGGCGGAAAAGACGATCCGGAAGAGATCGTGTCTTCCATCAAGAAAGGCCTATGGGCGGTCGATTTTGGCGGCGGACAGGTCGACATCACTTCCGGCAATTTCGTCTTCCAATGCACCGAGGCCTATCTGGTCGAGAATGGAAAGATCGTTGCGCCGGTGAAGAATGCCACGCTGATCGGTCACGGCCCGACCGCACTCAGCCAGGTCGAGAGCATCGGCAATGACTTTGCCATGGATGATGGCGTCGGAACGTGCGGTAAAGCTGGCCAGTCCGTCCCCGTCGGTGTCGGCCAACCGACCTTGAAAGTCGGCGGCCTGACCGTCGGCGGCGCGGGTTAG
- a CDS encoding tetratricopeptide repeat protein yields the protein MKLKLMIAAAATALVAEAASAQVFVIGKGLGGECYQKTKNNYTNFRAADEICTRALREQVMNRQNRAATYVNRGVLRMREGQYDDALADYAKAIDLTPELGAAYLNRGAAHIYQRDFDLALAALDRAIELDSPDLFAAHYNRGIARENTGDVPGAYDDFVTALALKPGWSLAERQLARFTVEDVS from the coding sequence ATGAAGCTGAAACTGATGATCGCCGCGGCCGCAACAGCGCTCGTCGCAGAGGCCGCCTCCGCACAGGTCTTTGTAATCGGTAAAGGTCTAGGCGGCGAGTGCTACCAGAAGACCAAGAACAATTACACCAATTTCCGCGCCGCCGATGAGATCTGCACGCGCGCCCTACGCGAACAGGTCATGAATCGGCAGAATCGCGCTGCGACCTACGTGAACCGCGGCGTTCTGAGGATGCGCGAAGGTCAGTATGACGACGCTCTCGCGGACTATGCCAAAGCGATTGATCTGACCCCCGAACTCGGCGCGGCATACCTGAACCGAGGGGCCGCGCATATCTATCAGCGCGATTTTGATCTTGCACTCGCCGCGTTGGATCGAGCGATCGAGCTCGATTCCCCGGACCTTTTTGCCGCCCATTATAATCGTGGAATTGCCCGCGAGAACACGGGAGACGTCCCTGGCGCCTATGACGATTTCGTCACCGCTCTGGCGCTCAAACCAGGCTGGTCCCTCGCCGAGCGACAGCTTGCACGATTCACCGTCGAGGATGTGAGTTAG
- the coxB gene encoding cytochrome c oxidase subunit II translates to MRYIFAWISAMLMTGSAFAQELVGQPTPGALGFQPAATRIMERVNDFHNYLLVIITVITIFVLALLIWVCIRYNRRANPEARKFSHNTTVEIIWTAVPVIILVAIAGPSFSNLFYQENEPDLELIAQSGDLDDPNIYVDAAKEGWITIKAEGMGNWAWTYYYMDELDSEGYPLQYVSNGIHFGLPSDPAPTPEKPLYLATDYPMVIPVNRYIRYQTTSDRVIHAWTVPAFGVKTDAVPGRLNEGWFLVEQTGVFYGQCSELCGKNHAFMPIEVRVVPQDQYDRWLEVMKSGDIDRATEMVQVIDSNGEETRLASVE, encoded by the coding sequence TTGCGTTACATCTTTGCATGGATTTCTGCGATGTTGATGACGGGATCGGCATTTGCACAAGAACTTGTCGGGCAACCAACCCCTGGAGCCCTTGGATTTCAACCTGCGGCCACGCGGATTATGGAGCGGGTGAACGACTTCCATAATTATCTGCTGGTGATCATTACCGTGATCACGATCTTTGTACTGGCGCTGCTGATCTGGGTTTGCATTCGTTACAATCGACGCGCCAACCCCGAAGCGCGCAAGTTCAGCCACAACACGACGGTGGAGATCATCTGGACGGCTGTGCCAGTCATCATTCTGGTGGCGATCGCCGGACCATCTTTCTCGAACCTGTTCTATCAGGAAAATGAGCCAGATCTCGAGCTGATCGCTCAGAGCGGTGACCTGGATGATCCGAACATTTACGTCGATGCGGCGAAAGAAGGCTGGATCACGATCAAGGCTGAAGGCATGGGCAACTGGGCCTGGACCTATTACTACATGGATGAGCTCGATTCCGAGGGCTATCCGCTGCAATATGTCTCCAATGGCATCCATTTCGGCCTGCCATCCGATCCGGCACCGACGCCTGAAAAGCCGCTTTATCTGGCCACAGATTACCCGATGGTGATTCCGGTCAATCGCTACATTCGTTATCAAACCACATCAGACCGCGTCATTCACGCGTGGACAGTTCCCGCTTTCGGCGTGAAGACTGATGCTGTTCCAGGTCGCCTCAATGAAGGCTGGTTCCTGGTCGAGCAGACCGGCGTCTTCTACGGCCAGTGCTCAGAACTCTGCGGCAAGAACCACGCGTTCATGCCGATCGAGGTCCGCGTCGTGCCGCAAGACCAGTATGATCGCTGGCTCGAAGTGATGAAGTCCGGCGACATCGATCGTGCGACTGAGATGGTACAAGTTATTGACTCGAACGGTGAGGAAACACGCCTCGCCTCGGTCGAGTAA